The Clostridia bacterium genome includes a region encoding these proteins:
- a CDS encoding AMP-binding protein has product MEKTDLDGKIKEMAERIRELREIEGLSVSDMAEKTGVSEEEYAKCERGESDLNFTFIYRCAKAFGVNVTDIIEGYSPMLNSYTVTRVGSGQKIAQAHGMTYYNLAYAFQNRIAEPLFVKSVYDADKAAKGEIELTSHAGQECDVVIDGALMVQVGSHTEVLYPGDSIYYDSGTPHGMIAVGGKDCTFYAIVLNPSGEPIPELTPVKAIVDENVQKGDDKDRAYKKFIDVVENEHGTPTFIKFKNTENFNFAFDIVDEVAKREPNKMCMLHVSKDMTERRFTFLDMKKASNRCANYFKSLGIKKGDRVLLVMKRHYQFWFAMLGLNKLGAIAIPGTNQLLEHDFEYRFNSAEIETVICTADGDTAHQVDLAAPRCPSLKNKLIVNGTREGWRNFDEEYPLYSTHFERTESSPGGDDTMLMFFTSGTSGYPKIARHNYKYALGHFHTAKYWHNVDPDGLHFTISDTGWAKAMWGKLYGQWLCEAATFVYDFDRFDAATILPMFAKYHITTFCAPPTMLRMMIKQDISKYDFSSVRHMTTAGEALNPEVYRQFEKATGLQILEGFGQSESTMIIGNLVGAPHKIGSMGKPAPIYDVALMDSEGKIVGDGETGEIVISLKNGSPIGLFTEYYRDPEKTKEARHDGYYHTGDLAWRDEDGFYWYVGRADDVIKSSGYRIGPFEIESVIMELPYVLECGVSAVPDEVRGQIVKASIVLTKGTEPSDELVKEIQNYVKQHTAPYKYPRVVVFRDELPKTTSGKIQRNKL; this is encoded by the coding sequence ATGGAAAAAACAGATTTGGACGGAAAGATCAAGGAGATGGCGGAAAGGATCCGCGAGCTGAGAGAGATCGAAGGGCTTTCGGTCTCCGATATGGCGGAGAAGACCGGCGTTTCCGAAGAAGAGTACGCGAAGTGCGAAAGAGGGGAAAGCGATTTGAACTTTACCTTCATCTATCGTTGCGCGAAAGCGTTCGGCGTCAACGTTACGGATATCATCGAGGGCTATTCTCCGATGCTGAATTCCTACACCGTAACGCGCGTCGGATCGGGGCAAAAGATCGCTCAGGCGCACGGGATGACCTACTATAACCTTGCGTATGCTTTCCAAAACAGGATCGCCGAGCCGCTTTTCGTAAAAAGCGTTTACGATGCGGATAAAGCCGCGAAGGGAGAGATCGAGCTCACTTCTCACGCCGGGCAGGAATGCGACGTCGTGATCGACGGCGCCCTGATGGTCCAAGTCGGCAGCCATACCGAGGTCCTCTACCCCGGCGACAGCATTTATTACGACAGCGGCACGCCGCACGGCATGATCGCGGTCGGCGGCAAGGACTGCACGTTTTACGCGATCGTCCTGAATCCGAGCGGTGAGCCCATTCCCGAGCTTACGCCCGTCAAAGCGATCGTGGACGAGAACGTCCAAAAGGGCGACGATAAGGATCGCGCCTATAAAAAGTTCATCGACGTCGTCGAGAACGAGCACGGAACGCCTACTTTCATTAAGTTTAAGAACACCGAAAACTTCAATTTCGCGTTCGATATCGTGGACGAGGTCGCGAAGCGCGAACCCAACAAGATGTGTATGCTCCACGTCTCGAAGGATATGACCGAAAGGCGCTTCACCTTCCTCGATATGAAAAAGGCGTCCAACCGTTGCGCGAACTATTTTAAGTCGCTCGGGATCAAGAAGGGAGATCGCGTCCTTCTCGTTATGAAGCGCCACTATCAATTCTGGTTCGCGATGCTCGGACTCAATAAGCTCGGCGCGATCGCGATCCCGGGAACCAACCAGCTTTTGGAACACGATTTCGAGTATCGCTTCAATTCGGCGGAGATCGAAACCGTGATCTGCACCGCGGACGGTGATACCGCGCACCAAGTCGATCTCGCCGCGCCCCGTTGCCCCTCTCTCAAAAACAAACTCATCGTAAACGGGACGAGGGAAGGTTGGCGCAATTTCGACGAGGAATATCCTCTGTACAGCACCCACTTCGAGCGCACGGAGTCTTCGCCGGGCGGCGACGACACGATGCTGATGTTCTTTACGTCGGGAACGTCGGGATATCCGAAGATCGCGAGACATAACTACAAATATGCGCTCGGTCATTTCCATACCGCGAAATATTGGCATAACGTCGATCCGGACGGCTTGCATTTTACGATCTCCGACACCGGTTGGGCAAAGGCGATGTGGGGCAAACTGTACGGGCAATGGCTTTGCGAAGCGGCGACCTTCGTTTACGACTTCGATCGCTTCGACGCGGCGACCATTCTTCCGATGTTCGCGAAGTATCATATCACGACGTTCTGCGCGCCGCCGACGATGCTTCGCATGATGATCAAGCAGGATATTTCGAAATACGATTTTTCTTCCGTCCGTCATATGACGACGGCGGGCGAAGCGCTGAACCCCGAGGTCTATCGCCAATTCGAGAAAGCGACGGGGCTTCAAATCCTCGAAGGTTTCGGCCAGTCCGAAAGCACGATGATCATCGGCAACCTCGTCGGCGCGCCGCATAAGATCGGATCGATGGGTAAGCCCGCTCCGATCTACGACGTCGCTTTGATGGATTCCGAAGGAAAGATCGTCGGCGACGGCGAGACGGGCGAGATCGTCATCAGCCTGAAAAACGGTTCGCCGATCGGTCTCTTTACCGAGTACTACCGCGATCCCGAAAAGACCAAGGAAGCGCGCCACGACGGTTATTACCACACGGGCGATCTCGCTTGGCGCGACGAAGACGGCTTCTACTGGTACGTCGGCAGAGCGGACGACGTCATCAAGTCGTCGGGTTACCGCATCGGACCGTTCGAGATCGAAAGCGTCATTATGGAGCTTCCCTACGTCTTGGAATGCGGCGTTTCCGCCGTTCCGGACGAGGTCAGAGGGCAGATCGTCAAAGCGAGCATCGTCCTGACGAAAGGGACCGAGCCGTCCGACGAACTCGTCAAGGAGATCCAAAATTACGTCAAGCAACATACCGCGCCGTATAAATATCCGAGGGTCGTCGTCTTCCGCGACGAACTCCCGAAGACGACGAGCGGAAAGATCCAAAGAAACAAACTTTGA
- a CDS encoding 2-oxoglutarate oxidoreductase, with the protein MMIVYDKPHALLDVPLHYCPGCTHGIVHKLVAEVIDELGIEGETIGIAPVGCSVMAYDYFACDMIEAAHGRAPAVATGVKRADPSKVVFTYQGDGDLASIGMAETVHAAARNENITVIFINNAIYGMTGGQMAPTSLVGQVTQTSPYGRDPKLCGYPIKVCELLSELEGPEYLERVTVNSIPHIRAAKKAIKKAFQNQIEGKGFSLIEVVSSCPTNWGMTPQNALKWIEEKMLPYYPLGVYKDRSASEEDKK; encoded by the coding sequence ATAATGATAGTTTACGATAAACCGCACGCGCTTTTGGACGTGCCTCTCCATTATTGCCCCGGCTGCACGCACGGTATTGTGCATAAACTGGTGGCGGAAGTTATAGACGAACTCGGCATCGAAGGCGAAACGATCGGTATCGCTCCCGTCGGTTGCTCGGTTATGGCGTACGATTATTTCGCCTGCGATATGATCGAAGCGGCGCACGGAAGAGCGCCCGCGGTCGCGACGGGCGTCAAGAGGGCGGATCCCTCCAAAGTCGTCTTTACCTACCAAGGCGACGGTGACCTCGCTTCCATCGGTATGGCGGAAACCGTGCACGCCGCGGCGAGAAACGAGAACATCACCGTTATCTTTATCAATAACGCGATCTACGGAATGACCGGTGGTCAAATGGCGCCGACCTCCCTCGTCGGGCAGGTCACGCAGACATCTCCTTACGGCAGAGATCCCAAACTTTGCGGTTACCCGATCAAGGTTTGCGAGCTTCTTTCCGAGCTCGAAGGTCCGGAATATTTGGAGCGCGTCACCGTAAACAGCATTCCCCATATCCGCGCCGCGAAGAAGGCGATCAAGAAAGCTTTCCAAAACCAGATCGAAGGGAAGGGCTTCTCTTTGATCGAAGTCGTCTCTTCCTGCCCGACGAACTGGGGTATGACGCCGCAAAACGCGTTGAAGTGGATCGAAGAAAAAATGCTTCCGTACTATCCGCTCGGCGTGTATAAAGACAGAAGCGCAAGCGAGGAGGACAAGAAATAA
- a CDS encoding AMP-binding protein — MKLSFSTKGWHHSSFDDFCDYACDLGFDGVELHNIHNKLFTDKDGAFHDYAAAATLRKLYEKKLSLPCIDAICDVATVNGREEAIEEIGKCAEIAQNLHIPYVRVRAEAHEDEAQADERVRSLIAEVLPIAEKAGVTIVMETAGLYVSSARLRDLLQSFACDSFAALWNFSAAYFGSGEAPEKVIENLGAYVKHVHLNDAKKTRDGAIEYSLLGEGDLPVKDMMAALSSVNYDGFISLVWHPDWCGELKDIEIIFAQFVGFMKQFGDTAKGEKSLYWNRRHTGKFVWKKEILIDETFPAVLDRMCEEFPDQYAFKYTTLDYTRTYVEFRRDVDEFARTLIALGVKAGSHVAVWASNVPQWYIAFWATVKIGAVLVTVNTAYKIAEVEYLLKQSDTHTLIMTEGSKDCHYGKIIAQLCPELSEKKPSDPLHAKRLPFLRNVITVGYRQPGCLTWSQAIKLSEKVKQEEVLRMAAAVNKHDVCNMQYTSGTTGFPKGVMLTHYNIVNNGKSIGDRMDLSTADRMMIQVPMFHCFGMVLAMTATMTHGGTLLPLPYFSPKPALACINNEHITAFHGVPTMFIALLEHPDFPKTDFSYMRTGIMAGSPCPISAMQQVVEKMNMKEITIVYGQTEASPGCTMSSTDDPIEIRVGTVGRPLPEIECRIVNPETGEDCPDEVTGEFLARGYNIMKGYYKMPKATAQAIDKDGWLHTGDLACRTKEGNFRITGRLKDMIIRGGENIYPKEIEEFIYTHPKVSDVQVIGVPDESYGEEIMACIILKEGETMTADEMKAYIGANMARHKVPKYVDFVTSFPMNAAGKILKYKMREDAIAKLGLQKANSIETA, encoded by the coding sequence ATGAAACTTTCATTTTCCACGAAGGGTTGGCATCACTCCTCCTTCGATGATTTTTGCGACTACGCCTGCGATCTCGGATTCGACGGCGTGGAACTTCATAACATCCATAATAAACTTTTTACCGATAAAGACGGCGCGTTTCACGATTACGCCGCGGCGGCGACGCTTCGCAAACTGTACGAGAAGAAATTGTCGCTTCCCTGCATCGACGCGATCTGTGACGTTGCGACGGTAAACGGAAGGGAAGAAGCGATCGAAGAGATCGGGAAATGCGCGGAGATCGCGCAGAATCTTCATATCCCCTACGTCCGCGTTCGCGCCGAAGCGCACGAGGATGAGGCGCAAGCGGACGAGCGCGTTCGCTCGTTGATCGCGGAAGTCCTTCCGATCGCCGAAAAAGCGGGCGTGACCATCGTTATGGAAACCGCGGGATTGTACGTCAGCAGCGCGCGTCTTCGCGATCTTTTGCAAAGCTTTGCCTGTGATTCTTTCGCCGCGCTTTGGAATTTCTCCGCCGCTTACTTCGGTTCGGGCGAGGCTCCCGAAAAAGTCATCGAGAACCTCGGCGCCTACGTTAAGCACGTTCACTTGAACGACGCGAAAAAGACCCGAGACGGCGCGATCGAGTACTCTCTCCTCGGAGAGGGCGATCTCCCCGTCAAGGATATGATGGCGGCGCTTTCTTCCGTCAATTACGACGGATTTATTTCCCTCGTCTGGCATCCGGATTGGTGCGGCGAACTCAAAGACATCGAGATCATTTTCGCGCAATTCGTCGGCTTTATGAAGCAATTCGGCGACACGGCGAAAGGAGAGAAGTCTTTATACTGGAATCGCAGACATACCGGTAAATTCGTCTGGAAGAAGGAAATCTTGATCGACGAGACTTTCCCCGCCGTCCTCGACAGAATGTGCGAAGAGTTCCCCGATCAGTACGCATTTAAGTACACGACCCTCGATTACACGAGGACCTACGTCGAGTTCCGCAGAGACGTGGACGAATTCGCCCGCACCTTGATCGCGCTCGGCGTCAAAGCCGGATCGCACGTCGCCGTTTGGGCGTCCAACGTCCCACAATGGTATATCGCGTTTTGGGCGACCGTTAAAATCGGCGCCGTCCTCGTGACGGTCAACACGGCGTACAAGATCGCCGAGGTCGAATACCTTTTGAAGCAGTCCGACACGCACACGTTGATCATGACCGAAGGTTCGAAAGATTGTCATTACGGCAAGATCATCGCGCAGCTTTGCCCCGAGCTTTCGGAAAAGAAACCTTCCGATCCGTTGCACGCAAAGCGTCTTCCTTTCCTCAGAAACGTCATTACCGTCGGCTATCGTCAGCCCGGTTGCTTAACTTGGAGTCAAGCGATCAAACTCTCCGAAAAGGTCAAGCAGGAAGAGGTCTTGCGTATGGCGGCGGCGGTCAATAAACACGACGTCTGCAATATGCAGTACACGTCCGGAACGACGGGCTTCCCGAAGGGCGTCATGCTGACGCACTACAATATCGTAAATAACGGCAAGTCGATCGGCGACCGTATGGATCTTTCGACGGCGGACAGAATGATGATCCAAGTCCCGATGTTCCATTGCTTCGGAATGGTCCTCGCGATGACCGCGACGATGACGCACGGCGGCACGCTTTTGCCCCTGCCGTACTTCTCGCCGAAACCCGCGCTCGCTTGCATCAATAACGAGCATATCACTGCGTTCCACGGCGTCCCGACGATGTTTATCGCGCTTCTCGAACACCCCGATTTCCCGAAGACGGACTTCTCGTATATGAGGACGGGCATTATGGCGGGTTCGCCTTGCCCGATTTCCGCGATGCAACAGGTCGTCGAGAAAATGAATATGAAAGAGATCACGATCGTCTACGGGCAGACCGAGGCTTCCCCGGGTTGCACGATGAGTTCGACGGACGATCCGATCGAGATCCGCGTCGGGACGGTCGGCAGACCGCTTCCCGAAATCGAGTGCCGCATCGTAAATCCCGAGACGGGCGAAGATTGCCCCGACGAAGTTACGGGCGAATTCTTGGCGCGCGGCTATAACATTATGAAGGGATACTATAAGATGCCGAAAGCGACCGCGCAGGCGATCGATAAGGACGGCTGGCTCCACACGGGCGACCTCGCTTGCAGGACGAAAGAAGGGAACTTCCGCATTACGGGCAGGCTCAAAGATATGATCATTCGCGGCGGCGAAAACATCTATCCGAAAGAGATCGAGGAATTCATTTACACCCATCCGAAGGTCTCGGACGTTCAAGTCATCGGCGTCCCGGACGAGTCCTACGGCGAAGAGATCATGGCGTGTATCATCCTGAAAGAGGGTGAGACGATGACCGCGGACGAGATGAAAGCCTATATCGGCGCGAATATGGCGCGCCATAAGGTCCCGAAGTACGTCGATTTCGTTACGTCCTTCCCGATGAACGCCGCGGGCAAGATCTTGAAGTATAAAATGCGCGAGGACGCGATCGCGAAACTCGGGCTTCAAAAAGCGAACAGCATCGAAACGGCTTGA
- a CDS encoding 2-oxoacid:acceptor oxidoreductase family protein has translation MSTRQFLFSGFGGQGILFAGKFIAYKGLIEDKEVSWLPSYGPEMRGGTASCSVIVSDEPVGSPIVNTPDVLVAMNLPSLDRFESKVAPGGIIFLDSSLIERKVERTDVTVFALPATQMASDNGFPTLANMIIVGKILKELGEYSDESLKAALAKVISAKHADMMEVNRKAIDLGANY, from the coding sequence ATGAGCACGAGACAATTTCTTTTTTCCGGTTTCGGCGGACAAGGTATCCTTTTTGCGGGAAAATTCATCGCGTATAAAGGCTTGATCGAAGATAAAGAAGTCAGCTGGCTCCCGTCCTACGGCCCCGAAATGCGCGGCGGCACGGCGAGTTGCAGCGTCATCGTTTCGGATGAACCCGTCGGTTCCCCGATCGTCAACACGCCCGACGTCCTCGTCGCGATGAACCTTCCTTCTCTCGACCGTTTCGAGAGCAAGGTCGCGCCCGGCGGCATCATCTTTTTGGATTCGTCCCTGATCGAGCGCAAAGTCGAAAGGACGGACGTTACCGTCTTCGCTCTTCCCGCCACGCAAATGGCGTCCGATAACGGATTCCCGACTTTGGCGAATATGATCATCGTCGGCAAGATCCTCAAAGAGCTCGGGGAGTACAGCGACGAAAGTTTGAAAGCCGCGCTTGCGAAAGTCATCAGCGCGAAGCACGCCGATATGATGGAAGTGAACCGTAAGGCGATCGACCTCGGCGCGAACTATTAA
- the vorB gene encoding 3-methyl-2-oxobutanoate dehydrogenase subunit VorB, translated as MADKVLMKGNEAIAEAAIKAGCRHYFGYPITPQTEVAAYMAKRMPKIGGTFLQAESEIAAINMVYGVASAGFRAMTSSSSPGISLKGEGISYLAGADLPALVVNVQRGGPGLGGIQPSQSDYFQATRGGGHGDYHMIVLAPSSVQEMAELTVKGFELADKYRMTSMILADGTMGQMMEPVDLNFTVAPAPEKPWATTGTKMQRKHNIVNSLSLVPEELEKLNIARFERYDLVKKNETMYEEYMMDDADIAIAAFGIAARVSKNAVKEARKRGIKAGLIRPITLWPFPDAPFKKAAEHVKEIISVELSMGQMIEDVRLASECKVKVSLCNRVGGMIPSPEQVLDAIVKASKNGGKE; from the coding sequence ATGGCAGATAAAGTTTTGATGAAAGGTAACGAAGCGATCGCCGAAGCGGCGATCAAAGCAGGTTGCAGACACTATTTCGGCTATCCCATCACGCCGCAGACCGAAGTCGCGGCTTATATGGCGAAGAGAATGCCGAAGATCGGCGGGACCTTCCTCCAAGCGGAGAGCGAGATCGCCGCGATCAATATGGTGTACGGCGTGGCGAGCGCGGGATTTCGCGCGATGACCTCTTCTTCCAGCCCGGGTATCTCCCTGAAAGGCGAGGGCATCAGTTACCTCGCGGGCGCGGATCTTCCGGCTCTCGTCGTTAACGTTCAGCGCGGCGGTCCGGGGCTCGGCGGTATCCAGCCCAGCCAATCCGATTATTTCCAAGCGACGCGCGGCGGCGGCCACGGCGACTATCATATGATCGTCCTCGCGCCTTCGTCCGTTCAGGAAATGGCGGAGCTTACCGTCAAAGGGTTCGAACTCGCGGATAAGTACAGAATGACCTCGATGATCCTTGCGGACGGAACGATGGGGCAGATGATGGAGCCCGTTGATCTGAATTTCACCGTCGCTCCCGCTCCCGAAAAACCGTGGGCGACGACGGGAACCAAGATGCAGCGCAAACACAATATCGTGAACTCCCTGTCCCTCGTCCCCGAAGAGCTTGAAAAGCTCAATATCGCGCGTTTCGAGCGTTACGACCTCGTCAAGAAGAACGAGACGATGTACGAAGAGTATATGATGGACGACGCGGATATCGCGATCGCCGCGTTCGGTATCGCCGCGAGAGTCTCGAAGAACGCCGTCAAAGAGGCGAGAAAGAGAGGGATCAAGGCGGGTCTTATTCGCCCGATCACTTTGTGGCCGTTCCCCGACGCACCTTTCAAGAAGGCGGCGGAGCACGTCAAAGAGATCATCTCGGTGGAACTTTCGATGGGACAAATGATCGAGGACGTTCGCCTCGCTTCGGAATGCAAAGTCAAAGTTTCGCTGTGTAACCGCGTCGGAGGTATGATTCCTTCGCCCGAGCAGGTTTTGGACGCGATCGTTAAAGCAAGTAAGAACGGAGGTAAGGAATAA
- a CDS encoding branched-chain amino acid aminotransferase: protein MEIKYVKTQNPKAMPPEDTLGFGKYFTDHMLMMDWSSDQGWHDLRIVPFANLSIHPACTALHYGSEIFEGLKAYRRADGEVQLFRPMENIRRMNNSAERLCLPEIPEDLALKALLAFVSSEKAWTPHKKGTSLYLRPFMFGNDETLGVHAVHHATFVIIASPVGSYYKEGINPVKIMIESEDVRAVRGGTGYAKCGGNYAASNRAGKKAEDKGYSQVLWLDGVERKYIEEVGAMNVMFKIAGKIVTPKLTGSILPGITRKSCIEVLKKAGYTVEERLLSVEELGNALKNGTLEEAWGCGTAAVVSPIGELCYKDVKYTINGGKIGEVTQKLYDTLTGIQWGEIEDTFGWTTVVK from the coding sequence ATGGAAATCAAATACGTTAAAACGCAAAATCCCAAGGCGATGCCCCCGGAGGACACGCTCGGGTTCGGGAAATATTTTACCGATCATATGCTTATGATGGATTGGTCTTCGGATCAAGGATGGCACGATCTCCGCATCGTCCCGTTCGCGAATCTTTCGATCCATCCCGCCTGCACCGCGCTTCATTACGGCTCGGAGATCTTCGAGGGCTTGAAGGCGTACAGGAGAGCGGACGGCGAAGTCCAACTCTTCCGTCCGATGGAGAATATCCGCAGAATGAATAACTCCGCCGAAAGGCTTTGCCTCCCCGAGATCCCCGAAGATCTCGCGCTCAAAGCGCTTCTCGCGTTCGTTTCTTCCGAAAAGGCTTGGACGCCGCATAAGAAGGGAACTTCTTTGTACCTCCGCCCCTTTATGTTCGGAAACGACGAGACCCTCGGCGTGCACGCCGTCCATCACGCGACCTTCGTGATCATCGCGTCTCCGGTCGGCAGCTACTACAAAGAGGGCATCAACCCCGTCAAGATCATGATCGAATCCGAAGACGTTCGCGCGGTGCGCGGCGGCACGGGCTACGCGAAGTGCGGCGGTAACTACGCGGCTTCCAACCGCGCCGGAAAGAAAGCCGAAGATAAGGGCTATTCGCAGGTCCTTTGGCTGGACGGCGTCGAAAGGAAGTACATCGAGGAAGTCGGCGCGATGAACGTTATGTTCAAGATTGCGGGTAAGATCGTTACCCCGAAACTCACCGGCTCGATCCTTCCGGGTATCACGAGGAAGAGCTGTATCGAAGTCTTGAAGAAGGCGGGCTATACCGTCGAGGAAAGGCTTCTCTCCGTCGAAGAGCTCGGCAACGCGCTTAAAAACGGGACGCTCGAAGAGGCGTGGGGTTGCGGAACGGCAGCCGTCGTCTCCCCGATCGGCGAACTCTGCTATAAGGACGTGAAGTACACGATCAACGGCGGAAAGATCGGCGAAGTAACGCAGAAATTATACGACACGTTGACCGGCATCCAATGGGGTGAGATCGAAGACACCTTCGGCTGGACGACCGTCGTAAAATAA
- a CDS encoding ferredoxin family protein yields MAKLTFKTDYCKGCGLCVDVCPKDVLRLAPDKINKKGHHPVEAAKPDQCVGCGSCAIMCPDSIIKVER; encoded by the coding sequence ATGGCAAAACTGACTTTCAAAACCGACTACTGTAAGGGCTGCGGACTATGCGTGGACGTTTGCCCGAAAGACGTTCTGCGTCTTGCTCCCGACAAGATTAACAAAAAAGGGCATCATCCCGTTGAAGCCGCGAAACCCGATCAATGCGTCGGATGCGGTTCCTGCGCGATCATGTGCCCCGATTCTATTATAAAGGTGGAAAGGTGA
- a CDS encoding P-loop NTPase, giving the protein MVEKRITMILGHYGSGKTNIAVNLALALKKAGKNVAIADLDIVNPYFRTKDSLSVLEEAGIRLISSEYANTNLDIPALPQDMYAVTDDKSLTCVLDIGGDDRGALVLGRLRPGIVEEGNYEMLLVINKYRPLTQDAPSTIEVMAEIEAAANMRFTGIINNSNLGAETTAETVSDSLEYAREISKLTSLPIVMTTVKEELIKKLEGKAENLFPLTLQKNFIESKI; this is encoded by the coding sequence ATGGTCGAAAAGCGAATCACGATGATCTTGGGGCATTACGGAAGCGGAAAAACGAATATCGCCGTAAACCTCGCGCTCGCGCTGAAAAAGGCGGGGAAAAACGTCGCGATCGCCGACCTTGATATCGTCAACCCGTACTTCCGGACGAAGGACAGCCTTTCCGTCCTCGAAGAGGCGGGCATTCGCCTGATCTCCTCCGAGTACGCGAATACCAACCTCGACATTCCCGCTCTTCCGCAAGATATGTATGCGGTGACGGACGATAAGAGTTTGACCTGCGTCCTCGATATCGGCGGCGATGATCGCGGCGCGCTCGTCCTCGGCAGGCTTCGCCCCGGCATCGTGGAAGAGGGAAATTACGAGATGCTCCTCGTTATCAATAAATACCGTCCGCTGACCCAAGACGCGCCTTCGACCATCGAAGTCATGGCGGAGATCGAGGCGGCGGCGAATATGCGTTTTACGGGGATCATCAATAATTCCAACCTCGGCGCGGAGACCACTGCGGAAACCGTTTCGGATTCCCTCGAATATGCGCGCGAGATCTCGAAATTGACTTCGCTCCCGATCGTTATGACGACGGTGAAAGAAGAATTGATCAAAAAGCTGGAAGGAAAAGCGGAAAACCTCTTTCCGCTGACTTTACAGAAAAACTTTATAGAGAGTAAAATTTGA